A window of the Theileria parva strain Muguga chromosome 2, complete sequence, whole genome shotgun sequence genome harbors these coding sequences:
- a CDS encoding putative integral membrane protein: MVVLGVFSSFIVSFPVPNELMTDSSGLYNDPEKVESYKRFYWSSVVWLLLGAITTFGVIMYSFSPRVYFNLLEAQARNPGELQSKLVMYSVLISGIGVLIGGIFLPLNLTAIVISLVIALVTAFAVVVFVFLRSSKDLFYSFFASQISCLALGIVDLIGTVSVNDKFIPGNPTYRMLLFHIGKPIGYLLVLAIIFVLEFQSFGHSLTHSLAHSLAHSLGDNPIGVNSSVDNLIGDNLIGDNLIVSSFPVESNVLMTYQIIVMNLLAVPILIVMINYCMKSDENQRKWRSTNLINAGKTLAKTLYTYLCLEEFDHTLLIVECSEGFFNSAIRILIQFYPFTPN; this comes from the exons ATGGTAGTTTTAGGGGTTTTTAGTTCATTTATAGTTAGTTTTCCTGTGCCAAatg AGCTGATGACTGATTCAAGTGGCCTGTACAATGATCCTGAAAAGGTGGAAAGTTACAAAAGGTTTTACTGGAGTAGTGTAGTTTGGTTACTTCTAGGGGCAATAACAACGTTTGGTGTGATAATGTACTCGTTTTCGCCGAGGGTTTACTTCAATTTACTCGAGGCGCAGGCCCGCAACCCCGGCGAACTACAGTCGAAATTAGTGATGTATTCAGTCCTAATTTCAGGCATAGGCGTTTTAATCGGAGGCATTTTCCTGCCACTGAACTTAACGGCGATTGTCATTTCACTTGTTATTGCACTGGTGACGGCGTTCGCCGTAGTCGTGTTTGTGTTTCTGAGATCCTCCAAGGATTTATTCTACTCCTTTTTTGCAAGTCAAATTAGCTGCTTAGCGCTGGGAATAGTAGATTTAATTGGAACAGTGTCCGTAAATGATAAGTTTATACCCGGAAATCCCACCTACAGGATGCTCCTGTTTCACATCGGGAAACCAATTGGATACCTCCTTGTCCTCGCTATCATTTTTGTACTAGAATTTCAGTCTTTCGGACATTCACTAACTCATTCACTCGCTCATTCACTCGCACATTCACTCGGTGATAATCCGATTGGAGTAAATTCAAGTgtagataatttaattggagataatttaattggagataatttaattgtgAGTAGTTTTCCAGTGGAGTCAAATGTCTTGATGACGtatcaaattattgtaATGAATTTGCTTGCGGTGCCGATCCTAATTGTGATGATAAATTACTGTATGAAGTCTGACGAGAATCAGAGAAAGTGGCGCTCGACAAACTTAATAAACGCCGGGAAAACGTTAGCAAAGACTTTATACACTTACCTATGCCTCGAGGAATTTGATCATACGTTACTCATCGTCGAATGCTCCGAAGGATTCTTCAATTCAGCCATCCGTATCCTCatacaattttatccatttacccctaattag